The following nucleotide sequence is from Tautonia rosea.
TCTGCAACGATTTGCAACCTCGACCGAGAGTCGAACAGTTGCTGGTGTCTCCGAAACGGTCAGGACGACGGAAAAATGATGAGTCCCACTTTGTCCCACGAGCAACGCCTGAAGCGTGTCGGGGTCGTCGTTGGGATGTTGAAATTGTAATTGCTGTAAGGCGGGACTGACGATCCGACCCGCATCTGCATGCCCTTCAAGGGACACAGCGACCCGCTGGAGCCGGGAGTCATGCCCAAGATCGATCGAGTGGCACCAGCGATCACCAATCCAGAAGAAACCCAGGCGAAACCCGGAGGCAAGAATGGCCCGGGACTCGTTCGATTCGTCAAGTATAGGCATCGAATTATGAAAGTTTGCCATTGGGAAACGGATCTTCTTGCCGATCCTCGAGCGGACTGACCGGCTGACCGTGAGTTTGGCTGGGATGGTCAGCCCACTCGCATGTCAGATGAGAGCGAGAAAAAAAGATCTAAGTCGCTTAGCTTGCCGGGGTGGTTTCACCCTGTTCAAGCTTCATGCGGAGGTAGGCTTCGATAAAGCCGTCAATTTCTCCGTCGAGCACGGCGCGAGGGTTGCCGACCTCGAAGCTGGTTCGAAGATCTTTAACAAGTTGGTAAGGTTGAAGAACGTAGTTTCGGATCTGACTTCCGAAGCTGATCTCCCCCTTCTCATCGTACAACTTGGCATATTCCGCCTCGCGCTTCATTTCCTCCATCTTGATGAGTTTGGACTTCAACAGAGCCATTGCATTTGCGTCATTCTTGAACTGCGAGCGTTCCGATCGAGATTCGGCGGTGACACCTGTCGGTACATGGCGATATCGGACGCCCGATTCTGTCTTGTTCTGGTGCTGACCTCCGGGACCCCCGCAGCGGAACACTTCACGCTCAAGATCGCAGTCCCGAATTTCGATGTCGATCGAGTCGTCAACTTCGGGCAGGACATCGACTGAGGCGAATGAGGTTTGTCGACGGGCCTGAGAATCGAATGGGCTGATGCGCACAAGGCGGTGCACACCAGTTTCGCACTTGAGATACCCGTAAGCCAGGTTGCCGGTGATGTGTAATGTCGCCATCGAGATCCCTGCCGAGCCACCGTCTTCGCGATCTGTGATCTCGACTTTGTAGCCGTGGGCTTCGGACCACATGATGTACATGCGCATCAACATTTCAGCCCAGTCACATGCTTCGGTTCCACCTGCGCCGGCGTGGATGGAGACGTAGGCGTTTCGATGGTCATTTGGACCGGAGAGCATCGAGCGAAGTTCAAACGATTCGAAATCGCGGAGGGCTCGTTCGGTGGCCTGTCGCAATTCGTCGTCGAAGGAATCGTCACCGACTTCTTCGCCCAGTTCGATCATCGCGCCAAGATCGTCTCCCTGAGTGATGAGTTCCTCGAAGGGTTTGATCACACTATTCAGGGTTTTGAGCTCACCGATGATAGCCTGAGCTTGCTCCTGGTCGTTCCAGAAGTCAGGTTGTCCCATCTGTTGCTCGAGTTCGTCGCGACGTGCCTGTTTGTCGGCCAAGTCAAAGAGAGTCTCGCAGGTTGACGATCCGGTCGATCACGCTTCGAGCTTCTCGCTTCAGTTCGGCATCCATCGTCAGGAACGCTCCAATAGGTCTGTCTCGGGGAGAACCGTCGAACCCTTTGGGACTCGATCGTAGGATTGTACGATGGCTGAGGTGACTGGACCAGCCGAACTGAAAAACTGAGCTTTGATTGGACTCATCTCCAGGCATTCCTTGAAGTCGGGTTGGAATCGCGCAGCCATGGAAACGAACGGATCAGAACGAAAGAACGAAACGGTAGTGGGTCGATTTGCTCCCTCACCGACGGGAGGGTTACATCTTGGTCACGCACGAACGTTTTTGATCGTCTGGTTGATGGCCCGATCGGCCGGCGGAAAAGTCGTTCTTCGGATCGAAGACCTTGACAGCACTCGAGTTCGACCTGGAATGATCGAGCAGTCGATGGTCGATCTGCACTGGCTTGGTCTTGACTGGGACGAGGGGCCGGACGTCGGTGGGCCCTCCGGACCGTATCTTCAATCACAGCGGTTGGATCGTTATGAGAGAGCGCTCGATCAACTAAAGCGAGCAAATTTGGTATACCCTTGTACTTGTACCCGAGCAGAGATTCAACGGATGGTATCGGCTCCCCACCTGGGTGAGGAAGGGCCAATTTATCCGGGAACCTGTGCAGACCGATGTCCAGACGATGAGAAGGATTTCGGTGATCAGCGATTTTCATGGAGATTCCGTGTTGAGGATCGTGCGATCTCATGGAATGACTTGTTCCTTGGGACCATCGAATCTAACCCTGCCTCGACGACTGGTGATTTCATTGTTGGGAGATCGGACGGAATTCCCGCCTATCAACTTGCTGTGGTGGTTGATGATGCGGAGATGGGAGTCAATCAAGTAATCAGAGGAGATGACCTGGTCTCCAGCACTCCGAGGCAACTCTTGCTCGGTAACGCCCTTCGACTCCATGTACCCCGATATGGACATGTGCCGTTAGTGGTGGATTCGCAGGGCAAACGGCTTGCCAAGCGAGATGAATCGATCAAGCTGGCCACTCTGAGAGCCGAAGGTTTGGACCCGACCCGTCTGATGAGCTGGATTGGAAGATCGCTTGGCTTGCGCACCGAGGATCATGAAAAGCCTGTCGACTGGGTGGGGCAGTCTCCATGGATGGAGAAACGAATCGAGCCGGTTTTCCTGGACCTTGGCCTCATTCGTGCCTGAGGAG
It contains:
- the prfB gene encoding peptide chain release factor 2 (programmed frameshift), coding for MDAELKREARSVIDRIVNLRDSLDLADKQARRDELEQQMGQPDFWNDQEQAQAIIGELKTLNSVIKPFEELITQGDDLGAMIELGEEVGDDSFDDELRQATERALRDFESFELRSMLSGPNDHRNAYVSIHAGAGGTEACDWAEMLMRMYIMWSEAHGYKVEITDREDGGSAGISMATLHITGNLAYGYLKCETGVHRLVRISPFDSQARRQTSFASVDVLPEVDDSIDIEIRDCDLEREVFRCGGPGGQHQNKTESGVRYRHVPTGVTAESRSERSQFKNDANAMALLKSKLIKMEEMKREAEYAKLYDEKGEISFGSQIRNYVLQPYQLVKDLRTSFEVGNPRAVLDGEIDGFIEAYLRMKLEQGETTPAS
- the gluQRS gene encoding tRNA glutamyl-Q(34) synthetase GluQRS, whose translation is METNGSERKNETVVGRFAPSPTGGLHLGHARTFLIVWLMARSAGGKVVLRIEDLDSTRVRPGMIEQSMVDLHWLGLDWDEGPDVGGPSGPYLQSQRLDRYERALDQLKRANLVYPCTCTRAEIQRMVSAPHLGEEGPIYPGTCADRCPDDEKDFGDQRFSWRFRVEDRAISWNDLFLGTIESNPASTTGDFIVGRSDGIPAYQLAVVVDDAEMGVNQVIRGDDLVSSTPRQLLLGNALRLHVPRYGHVPLVVDSQGKRLAKRDESIKLATLRAEGLDPTRLMSWIGRSLGLRTEDHEKPVDWVGQSPWMEKRIEPVFLDLGLIRA